The Cloacibacillus sp. An23 genome includes a window with the following:
- the malQ gene encoding 4-alpha-glucanotransferase, with the protein MSTGRRSGVLLHVTSLPGPYGAGDFGTCAVRFAEFLKEGGFSLWQMLPLTPVLPVFGNSPYSSPSAFAGNPSLVSPELLFEDGLLTRAEIEAHAVHSGRAADFTAASDIRARLVALAWERFRGGVCHQMSDDFEKFRTEEKYWLRDYALYSLLKEKNGGRCWAEWATEFAAHDEAALARFETEHSDGLSLIEFTQFIFFRQLGALSARCAELGVELMCDAPIYVAWDGADVWAARWLFDLEPDGRPRCVAGVPPDYFSETGQRWGNPLYKWEEMRRDGFSWWRSRLRHMLKYCSLVRIDHFRGLSAFWEIPASCETAKEGCWRPALGGEMLEAFRREDCGGGELPLVAEDLGIITDDVRELMARFGLPGMKVLMFAFGGRVAENPYAPHNITPRSAVYTGTHDNDTAAGWWAESATDEERGNFSLYCWRGVDARNAAEIMTRMALSSSAELAVIPAQDLLGLGSECRMNRPSVPKGNWGWRLTYDEAARLMDGAPRLRALNDIYGRLPR; encoded by the coding sequence TTGTCTACAGGTAGAAGAAGCGGAGTTTTGCTGCACGTCACATCCCTGCCAGGCCCGTACGGCGCGGGAGATTTCGGGACTTGCGCCGTGAGATTCGCGGAGTTCCTGAAAGAAGGCGGTTTCTCTCTATGGCAGATGCTTCCGCTCACGCCTGTGCTTCCTGTCTTTGGAAATTCGCCGTACAGCAGCCCTTCGGCCTTCGCCGGGAACCCGTCGCTCGTCAGCCCGGAGCTGCTCTTCGAGGACGGTCTTCTGACGCGCGCCGAAATTGAAGCGCACGCCGTCCATTCAGGGCGCGCCGCGGATTTCACCGCAGCGTCGGATATTCGCGCGCGGCTCGTCGCGCTCGCGTGGGAGCGATTTCGCGGCGGCGTATGTCATCAGATGTCGGATGACTTTGAAAAGTTCAGGACGGAAGAAAAATACTGGCTTCGCGATTACGCGCTCTATTCCCTACTGAAGGAGAAGAACGGCGGACGCTGCTGGGCCGAGTGGGCCACGGAGTTCGCGGCGCACGACGAAGCTGCGCTCGCTCGTTTCGAGACGGAGCATTCGGACGGGCTTTCTCTCATAGAATTTACGCAGTTTATATTTTTCCGCCAGCTCGGCGCGCTTTCGGCGCGCTGCGCGGAGCTCGGCGTCGAACTGATGTGCGACGCTCCGATATACGTCGCGTGGGACGGCGCGGACGTCTGGGCCGCGCGATGGCTTTTCGATCTGGAGCCGGACGGCAGGCCGCGCTGCGTCGCTGGAGTGCCGCCGGACTATTTCAGCGAGACTGGACAGCGCTGGGGAAACCCGCTCTATAAATGGGAGGAGATGCGCCGCGACGGCTTCTCCTGGTGGCGCTCGCGGCTGCGCCATATGCTGAAATACTGTTCTCTCGTTAGGATAGATCATTTCCGCGGACTCTCGGCCTTCTGGGAGATTCCTGCTTCGTGCGAGACGGCTAAGGAAGGATGCTGGCGTCCCGCGCTCGGCGGAGAGATGCTCGAAGCGTTCCGCCGCGAGGATTGCGGCGGAGGGGAGCTGCCGCTCGTCGCGGAGGATCTCGGCATAATAACCGACGACGTGCGCGAGCTTATGGCGCGCTTCGGCCTGCCCGGCATGAAGGTGCTGATGTTCGCCTTCGGAGGGCGCGTAGCGGAAAATCCATACGCGCCGCACAACATAACGCCGCGCAGCGCCGTCTACACCGGCACGCACGACAACGACACGGCGGCTGGGTGGTGGGCCGAAAGCGCGACAGATGAAGAGCGCGGTAATTTCTCGCTCTACTGCTGGCGCGGCGTGGACGCGCGAAACGCAGCGGAGATAATGACGCGCATGGCTCTTTCGTCGTCCGCGGAGCTTGCCGTGATCCCGGCGCAGGACCTCCTCGGCCTCGGCTCGGAATGCCGCATGAACCGCCCGTCAGTGCCGAAAGGCAACTGGGGTTGGCGGCTTACGTATGACGAGGCCGCGCGTCTTATGGACGGCGCGCCGCGGCTGCGCGCCCTTAACGATATTTACGGAAGGCTGCCGCGGTGA
- a CDS encoding LTA synthase family protein produces MNYLGNSISGYRAAGDGRRELIFFCLWALAVYAKFFGLECEVWGRLPRAPLAYALSAALCAAFAAALSLLPRRVRFACALALDLAFSALIVTDLLHMRFYSDLFTLHNLGLSGQVDDVSDSVLALLSPRDILYFCDIPLLLVYRRFAARARAANLFGALTPRRAAVSCAALAASLGLFLFLIDGYDRRMPNALSAMWDRPAVCCNVGAMAYHAADARNVLRASFGRRALSAAEREAAAEEFAAFRASLRPPYPEAFGAAKGKNLIMIQAESLQSFVIGLRVNGREVTPNLNRFAREASFAGDLYVQTGLGNSADAEFLANAGMYPARSGVAYIRFADRSYDALPRVLRAHGYAALAMHGDRAGFWNRAHMYPSLGFERFVSKKDYEVDEAVGLGLSDASFFRQSLAMLETEKRPFYAFLVSLSSHYPFGFPELLKLADFDQGSEAEGTILRSYLAAIHYFDREFGRFIGGLKENGLYDESVVIIYGDHSAIPKWDSASLGKLLGKNLDNEWEWRAANMVPMMVRVPGGAKLPYVCGRALGQIDIPASAASLLGVEFSSGLGRNIFAPEPASAPVIFRSGGYVCGGTLVEPASKNAVDIRTGEEEEYGAPFAEMSAFCARILGLSDKILEYGLRLNSAR; encoded by the coding sequence GTGAATTATTTAGGCAATTCGATTTCAGGCTATAGAGCCGCCGGAGACGGCCGCCGCGAGCTGATATTCTTCTGTCTCTGGGCGCTCGCCGTCTACGCGAAATTCTTCGGCCTCGAATGCGAGGTTTGGGGCCGTCTGCCGCGTGCGCCGCTCGCTTACGCTCTGTCCGCGGCGCTGTGCGCGGCATTCGCCGCGGCGCTTTCGCTGCTTCCGCGCCGCGTCCGTTTCGCCTGCGCGCTCGCGCTCGATTTGGCTTTTTCGGCGCTCATAGTTACCGACCTGCTGCATATGAGGTTCTACTCCGACCTGTTCACACTGCACAATCTCGGCCTTTCCGGACAGGTTGACGACGTTTCCGACTCCGTCCTCGCGCTGCTCTCTCCGCGTGACATCCTTTATTTCTGCGATATTCCGCTGCTTCTGGTATATCGCAGGTTCGCGGCACGGGCGCGCGCCGCGAACCTGTTCGGCGCTCTGACGCCGCGCCGCGCCGCCGTCTCGTGCGCCGCGCTCGCCGCGTCGCTGGGCCTGTTTTTGTTTCTGATCGACGGCTACGACCGCCGGATGCCGAACGCTCTGTCCGCGATGTGGGACCGCCCGGCGGTCTGCTGCAACGTCGGCGCCATGGCCTACCACGCCGCTGACGCGCGCAACGTTCTGCGCGCGAGCTTCGGGCGGCGCGCCCTCAGCGCCGCAGAGCGCGAGGCCGCCGCCGAAGAATTTGCGGCGTTCCGCGCGTCGCTCAGGCCTCCATATCCCGAGGCCTTCGGAGCCGCCAAAGGCAAGAACCTCATAATGATACAGGCCGAGTCGCTCCAGAGCTTCGTAATCGGCCTTCGTGTTAACGGGCGCGAGGTGACGCCGAATCTCAACCGCTTCGCGCGCGAGGCGTCGTTTGCAGGAGACCTCTATGTCCAGACCGGCCTCGGCAACAGCGCTGACGCTGAGTTCCTAGCCAACGCCGGGATGTACCCGGCGCGCTCCGGCGTCGCGTACATCCGTTTCGCAGACAGAAGCTACGACGCCCTGCCGCGTGTGCTGCGCGCCCACGGATATGCGGCGCTCGCGATGCACGGCGACCGCGCAGGATTCTGGAACCGCGCGCACATGTATCCGTCGCTCGGCTTCGAGCGGTTCGTCAGCAAAAAAGATTACGAGGTTGACGAAGCCGTAGGGCTCGGCCTCAGCGACGCGAGCTTCTTCCGTCAGTCGCTCGCTATGCTCGAGACGGAGAAGCGTCCCTTCTACGCCTTCCTCGTCTCGCTTTCCAGCCATTATCCGTTCGGCTTCCCTGAACTGCTGAAGCTCGCGGACTTCGACCAGGGGAGTGAGGCCGAAGGCACGATACTCCGCAGCTATCTTGCGGCTATTCATTACTTCGACCGCGAATTCGGCCGTTTTATCGGCGGACTGAAAGAAAACGGGCTTTACGACGAAAGCGTCGTGATAATATATGGCGACCACTCGGCCATACCGAAGTGGGACTCCGCCTCTTTGGGGAAACTTCTCGGGAAAAATCTGGATAACGAATGGGAATGGCGCGCCGCCAACATGGTGCCGATGATGGTCCGCGTCCCAGGCGGCGCGAAGCTGCCGTACGTCTGCGGGCGCGCGCTAGGGCAGATAGATATTCCGGCCTCCGCCGCGTCGCTGCTCGGCGTCGAATTTTCGTCCGGACTCGGAAGGAACATCTTCGCCCCCGAGCCGGCCTCCGCGCCGGTGATTTTCAGAAGCGGCGGCTACGTCTGCGGCGGAACGCTCGTCGAGCCGGCCTCGAAAAACGCCGTGGACATAAGGACTGGCGAGGAAGAAGAATACGGCGCCCCGTTTGCAGAAATGAGCGCCTTCTGCGCGCGCATACTCGGCCTCAGCGACAAAATCCTCGAATACGGACTGCGTCTTAACTCGGCTCGGTAA
- a CDS encoding YhdT family protein translates to MASKDFLRSTRRETIVIVALYILFFAWWYVTAYGFGDDPSAYDYILGFPEWFFYSCIAGYVGISLILWAAVRVFFKDLPLDDGGDSKAEESRNG, encoded by the coding sequence TTGGCTTCAAAAGATTTTCTGCGCTCGACGAGACGCGAGACGATAGTCATCGTCGCTCTCTATATCCTCTTCTTCGCGTGGTGGTACGTGACCGCCTACGGTTTCGGGGACGACCCGTCGGCCTATGATTATATCCTCGGGTTCCCCGAATGGTTCTTTTACAGCTGTATCGCCGGCTACGTAGGCATCTCGCTGATACTCTGGGCGGCCGTCAGAGTATTCTTCAAGGACCTGCCGCTCGACGACGGCGGGGATTCCAAGGCGGAGGAATCGCGCAATGGTTAA